A window of the Brassica napus cultivar Da-Ae chromosome C5, Da-Ae, whole genome shotgun sequence genome harbors these coding sequences:
- the LOC125587012 gene encoding uncharacterized protein LOC125587012: protein MPVNMSQSPRGIHTSVYIISVILEVLCISMEEDCGAFAADCVVLSCCCQCLVLQVTVFVFFKVPRKLGQKIKKFVKRRCGNTLHTTREEAVVKEELWCGNGFVFEEGSSRSNCTEDIERMLQERSMSKEFGFGSFWRHEDSSEIVDVK from the coding sequence ATGCCGGTAAACATGTCTCAATCCCCACGTGGAATACACACATCAGTCTATATTATCTCTGTAATCCTTGAAGTTTTGTGCATATCAATGGAAGAAGATTGTGGTGCATTTGCAGCAGACTGTGTTGTCCTTTCATGCTGCTGTCAGTGCCTTGTGTTACAAGTAACTGTCTTCGTGTTCTTCAAGGTTCCTCGTAAACTTGGCCAGAAGATTAAGAAGTTTGTGAAGAGAAGATGTGGAAACACTTTACATACAACGAGGGAGGAGGCTGTAGTCAAAGAGGAGCTTTGGTGTGGAAATGGGTTTGTCTTTGAAGAAGGCTCATCAAGATCTAATTGCACTGAGGACATTGAGAGAATGTTGCAAGAACGGTCGATGAGCAAAGAGTTCGGTTTTGGAAGCTTCTGGCGCCATGAAGATTCTTCTGAGATTGTAGATGTCAAATAG
- the LOC106397026 gene encoding UPF0725 protein EMB2204 — MVAFLSGYSRKEVDRRRRSYMKEVNKSEGFDVSGLPVPDFAPGLIEFICNDTCSPLILLYAKLGLHRYNLVQGKNLQLSSVKKYNQSMGSAASSYYITLVAIDPATQLLQTFQTRVNELRYGELVLDCCIARPLGETHICGIKKSSDHKPVEDLFHTFPEWPPKNPFKKSNRCYVLKKSELRENDDWIRLYLELAVATTNRNTLENHLVSNLKIVKVAIDTSTQEGLDLFAIVYIRYKDSCEARVGKDVDRVAVVRRFFNEGMGSFSLVGQNLSSEIIIQKKSNKQLLFSLRFKPWLLYTPRWRLKAYRHSGLGLSRRRVPKTRSIELCKFRDHFTKKGKESECETVL; from the exons ATGGTTGCGTTCTTGTCTGGGTATTCAAGGAAGGAGGTTGATCGCCGTAGGAGGAGCTATATGAAAGAAGTGAATAAATCCGAG GGGTTCGATGTCAGTGGTCTTCCAGTACCAGACTTTGCTCCTGGACTAATTGAATTCATCTGTAATGATACTTGTTCCCCCTTAATCCTCCTTTATGCTAAGTTGGGCCTTCATCGTTACAATTTGGTCCAG GGGAAAAACTTACAGCTCAGTAGCGTTAAGAAATACAACCAGTCCATGGGTTCTGCTGCTTCCTCTTACTACATAACTTTGGTAGCTATTGATCCAGCTACCCAGTTGCTTCAAACTTTTCAGACTAGAGTTAATGAACTACGCTATGGCGAATTGGTTTTGGATTGCTGTATTGCTAGACCTCTAg GCGAAACCCACATATGTGGAATCAAGAAAAGCAGTGATCACAAACCTGTGGAGGACTTGTTCCATACCTTTCCTGAGTGGCCGCCCAAGAATCCTTTTAAGAAATCAAACCGATGTTACGTT CTGAAGAAATCAGAGTTGCGAGAGAATGATGATTGGATTCGTCTCTACTTGGAACTTGCAGTTGCCACGACTAATAGGAACACCCTTGAGAACCATCTTGTGTCCAACTTGAAGATTGTCAAAGTAGCTATAGATACTAGTACCCAAGAGGGACTCGACTTATTTGCAATTGTCTACATAAGATACAAGGACTCGTGCGAGGCTCGAGTTGGTAAGGATGTTGATCGCGTAGCTGTTGTCAGAAGATTCTTCAATGAGGGCATGGGATCCTTCAGTCTAGTGGGCCAAAATCTGAGTTCAGAAATTATTATACAGAAAAAGAGTAACAAACAACTTTTGTTTAGCTTGCGTTTCAAACCGTGGCTGTTATATACTCCTAGGTGGCGGCTCAAGGCATACAGACACAGTGGCCTTGGCTTGTCTCGTCGTCGTGTGCCCAAGACGAGATCCATCGAGTTATGCAAGTTCAGAgatcattttaccaaaaaaggaaaagaatcaGAGTGCGAAACTGTCCTCTAA
- the LOC106401159 gene encoding proline-rich receptor-like protein kinase PERK10 yields the protein MATPVQPPTAEVPPSPPLSPGGNAVSPTREPIDGNSPESPNPPSQSTPPPAAPLSSPPPEPSSSPPPPTGAPPPTPTLPADPPPPPSPDTSPPPQPPISPPPSFPPPETSPPPPPSSLDPPLNPPPPPPPETSPPPPPPLHEPAVSPPPEVSTPPPPSSPESSPPPPSLPESSPPPPPSPDRPAISPPLFPPPKSSPPPPASDPPGNPPPLVPPLHSSPPPPSVPPPRPPPSPPGSQRPALSPPPRDPEHPQQPPPPDSKRPPPPEKIHPPSKPSPAPLPSNSSSSPTLPSPPLLPSPPPPPQKSVPDSGNPPQENNLTPPVTNNSSNSGFSTVALVGVSIGLVLVLLSLIGVIVWCLKRQKKRPSSIGGGYVMPSPIVSSPRSDSTPSKTNSSAPLVGNRSSNRTFFSQPEPGGFGHSKELFSYEELVKATNGFSDENLLGEGGFGCVYKGALPDGRVVAVKQLKIGGGQGDREFKAEVETISRVHHRHLLSLVGYCISENRRLLIYDYVPNNNLYFHLHAAGTPGLDWATRVKIAAGAARGLAYLHEDCHPRIIHRDIKSSNILLDNNFHPLVSDFGLAKLALDCNTHITTRVMGTFGYMAPEYASSGKLTEKSDVFSFGVVLLELVTGRKPVDTSQPLGDESLVEWARPLLSHAVETEEFEALVDPKLGRNYVGAEMFRMIEAAAACIRHSAAKRPRMSQIVRAFDSLAEEDLTNGMRLGQSEVIDSAEQSAEIRLFRRMAFGSQNYSTDFFTHDIYNSRDENV from the exons ATGGCTACACCGGTGCAGCCTCCTACGGCGGAGGTTCCACCGTCTCCACCTTTGTCTCCCGGTGGTAATGCTGTTTCTCCTACGAGAGAGCCCATTGATGGCAATTCACCTGAGTCCCCTAACCCTCCATCTCAGTCTACTCCTCCTCCGGCGGCTCCTTTATCATCTCCACCACCAGAACCTTCTTCCTCACCACCTCCACCTACCGGAGCTCCTCCTCCTACTCCCACGTTACCTGCTgacccaccaccaccaccatcacctGACACCTCTCCCCCTCCACAGCCTCCCATTTCACCACCACCATCGTTCCCGCCACCGGAaacatctcctcctcctcctccctctTCACTTGACCCGCCATTAaacccaccaccaccaccaccacctgaGACCTCTCCCCCTCCACCTCCTCCACTACATGAGCCTGCCGTTTCACCACCACCGGAAGTATCTACTCCTCCACCACCATCATCACCTGAGAgctctcctccaccaccatcaTTACCTGAGAgctctcctcctccaccaccatcaCCTGATCGGCCTGCCATTTCACCACCATTATTTCCGCCACCGAAAAGCTCTCCTCCACCACCAGCTTCAGACCCACCTGGAAACCCACCTCCGTTAGTCCCACCCTTGCATTCATCTCCACCTCCACCATCAGTTCCTCCTCCACGTCCTCCGCCCTCCCCACCAGGCTCACAACGTCCtgctctctctcctcctccacGGGATCCAGAACATCCTCAGCAACCTCCTCCTCCAGATTCTAAACGTCCTCCTCCACCGGAGAAAATCCACCCACCTTCCAAGCCAAGTCCAGCTCCCTTACCTTCTAACTCTTCTTCATCACCAACATTGCCCTCACCACCATTACTtccatctcctcctcctcctcctcaaaaatCTGTACCAGACTCAGGCAATCCACCTCAAGAAAACAACCTTACTCCTCCTGTCACAAACAATTCCAGCAACTCAGGTTTTAGTACAGTAGCTCTGGTGGGTGTGAGTATTGGTTTAGTCCTTGTGCTGCTTAGTCTTATTGGAGTTATTGTCTGGTGCCTGAAGAGACAGAAAAAGAGGCCTTCTTCCATTGGCGGTGGCTATGTTATGCCTTCTCCTATAGTTTCCTCCCCAAGATCAG ATTCAACGCCTTCCAAGACAAACTCATCTGCCCCTTTAGTGGGAAACCGTTCTAGCAACCGGACATTCTTTTCACAACCAGAACCTGGCGGCTTTGGTCACTCGAAGGAACTGTTCTCATACGAAGAACTCGTCAAAGCAACAAATGGATTCTCAGATGAAAATTTACTGGGTGAAGGCGGGTTTGGTTGTGTATATAAAGGGGCTTTACCAGATGGAAGAGTGGTGGCTGTGAAACAGTTAAAAATAGGTGGAGGACAAGGCGACCGAGAGTTCAAAGCTGAGGTTGAAACCATAAGCAGAGTTCATCACAGGCATTTGCTTTCTTTGGTTGGATACTGTATCTCCGAGAACCGGAGATTGCTTATTTATGATTATGTTCCTAACAACAACCTTTACTTCCACCTTCACG CTGCAGGAACACCGGGTCTGGACTGGGCAACGCGTGTTAAAATCGCTGCTGGTGCGGCTCGTGGACTAGCTTATCTCCATGAAGATT GTCATCCTCGTATCATACACAGGGACATCAAATCATCCAACATTCTTTTAGACAATAACTTTCACCCTCTG GTTTCTGACTTTGGTCTTGCAAAGCTAGCTCTAGACTGTAACACGCATATCACAACTCGTGTTATGGGAACATTCGG CTACATGGCTCCTGAATATGCATCAAGTGGCAAATTAACCGAAAAATCAGATGTCTTCTCCTTTGGTGTTGTTCTACTTGAGTTAGTCACTGGACGTAAGCCTGTTGATACATCGCAACCTTTGGGAGATGAGAGCCTTGTTGAATGG GCTCGTCCTTTGCTTAGTCATGCCGTAGAAACAGAAGAGTTTGAAGCTTTGGTAGACCCCAAGCTGGGAAGAAACTACGTTGGCGCTGAAATGTTTAGAATGATTGAAGCAGCTGCAGCTTGTATTCGCCACTCAGCTGCAAAGAGACCTCGAATGAGTCAGATTGTGAGAGCATTCGACAGTCTAGCTGAGGAAGACCTGACCAATGGGATGAGACTAGGCCAAAGCGAGGTCATCGACTCAGCTGAGCAGTCTGCAGAGATCAGATTGTTTAGAAGAATGGCTTTTGGCAGCCAAAACTACAGTACAGATTTTTTCACTCATGATATTTATAATAGCAGAGACGAAAACGTGTAA
- the LOC125587690 gene encoding putative SWI/SNF-related matrix-associated actin-dependent regulator of chromatin subfamily A member 3-like 1 translates to MAFLRFEPFSIKSYWQSLIQHPLGQGNKNRLSRLQVLMATTSLRRTKEKSLIGLPPKIVGTCYADLSAEERQIYDHMEGEAKGLVQNLINSGSLMRNYSTILSIILWLTQLYDDVSLCPPELRSLNTLTSIEDVTDKSELLQKLVAILQDGEDLRF, encoded by the exons ATGGCGTTTCTCAGGTTCGAGCCATTTTCCATAAAGAGTTATTGGCAAAGCTTGATACAACACCCGCTTGGTCAAGGGAACAAGAACAGGCTCTCACGTTTACAG GTTTTGATGGCGACAACCTCGTTGCGGAGAACAAAGGAAAAGAGTTTGATTGGGTTGCCACCTAAGATTGTTGGGACTTGTTATGCTGATCTTTCTGCCGAAGAACGTCAGATATATGATCACATGGAAGGAGAAGCCAAAGGTCTTGTCCAGAATCTTATAAACAGTGGAAGCTTGATGCGTAACTACTCAACAATTTTGAGTATAATATTATGGCTTACACAGCTTTATGACGATGTTTCTCTTTGCCCTCCGGAGTTAAGGTCTTTGAACACTTTAACATCTATCGAAG ATGTGACTGATAAGTCAGAGCTGCTGCAGAAGCTGGTTGCCATATTGCAAGACGGCGAAGATTTAAGATTTTGA